One genomic region from Tachysurus vachellii isolate PV-2020 chromosome 22, HZAU_Pvac_v1, whole genome shotgun sequence encodes:
- the LOC132838165 gene encoding olfactory receptor class A-like protein 4: protein MANVLILDAILFGILVFSGILGNILVIFTVVLCSMESSSHHMPPSDMILLNLSLANLLISLFRTVPIFISDLGLEVYLETNWCRVFMLLWVWWRSVGCWTTLGLSIFHYTTLRRKHVAMGPMAYQKDHRRVVLALGLIWGGNLVFSLPAAIYSKHVSGNSTSEIMVISCNTRPLLGCMWEFPSKQEGTAFASISLALNEVLPMLLMVSTNLAILRVLAKHIRIVTTGVESGASHVQMERKAGHVIMTLVLLFIVSWVMQVAAVTYYNYDRGVHAEGLLTISQFSASVFVGFSPMVVAFGHGKLRRRIRAMVQELYVWVGCRTTASEDKKKKKVLESTTVSYKQDTQTKKVTM from the exons ATGGCTAACGTGCTCATATTAGATGCCATCTTGTTTGGCAttctggtcttctctggaattCTGGGAAATATCCTGGTCATCTTCACG GTGGTACTGTGTTCCATGGAGAGTTCATCTCATCACATGCCTCCATCTGACATGATCCTGCTCAACCTGTCGCTAGCTAACCTGCTGATCTCGCTGTTTCGCACCGTGCCCATCTTCATCTCGGACCTGGGCCTGGAAGTGTATCTGGAGACAAACTGGTGCAGAGTGTTCATGCTGCTGTGGGTGTGGTGGCGCTCCGTAGGCTGCTGGACCACGCTGGGCCTCAGCATCTTTCACTACACCACATTGAGGCGGAAGCATGTGGCTATGGGTCCAATGGCATATCAGAAAGACCACAGACGTGTTGTTCTGGCACTGGGACTCATCTGGGGAGGAAACCTGGTGTTTTCTCTGCCTGCTGCCATCTACAGCAAACACGTGAGTGGAAACAGCACCTCCGAGATCATGGTGATCAGCTGCAACACTCGCCCGCTGCTTGGCTGCATGTGGGAATTCCCCTCCAAACAGGAGGGAACAGCCTTCGCCTCCATCTCACTCGCCCTTAACGAG GTGTTGCCTATGCTGCTGATGGTGAGCACTAACCTGGCGATTCTCCGGGTGCTGGCGAAACACATCCGTATAGTGACGACGGGCGTGGAGAGCGGAGCATCGCACGTGCAAATGGAGCGGAAAGCAGGTCATGTGATCATGACGCTGGTGCTTCTGTTCATTGTGAGTTGGGTGATGCAGGTAGCTGCTGTGACGTATTACAACTACGATCGTGGTGTGCATGCTGAGGGCCTGCTGACCATCTCACAGTTCTCCGCCTCCGTCTTTGTGGGTTTCAGCCCCATGGTCGTGGCGTTCGGCCACGGAAAACTGCGCAGGAGAATCAGGGCCATGGTGCAGGAGCTGTACGTCTGGGTCGGCTGTAGAACCACCGCGAGCgaggacaagaagaagaagaaagtgctGGAGAGCACCACCGTCTCATACAAACAAGACACGCAGACAAAGAAAGTGACCATGTGA
- the LOC132838327 gene encoding von Willebrand factor A domain-containing protein 1-like isoform X1, giving the protein MRRIGVACALLLLSARVSRSCAQDAVPGSGFDCCESDVLLLLDSSGSVSFYEFSRMLHFLSDLLHPFKVGRGHVRVALVQVDTEPRVEFNFDAHSSQETLQEVLLSTPQLRGDTETETALLLAQRLLQQTAGQEAPPRVLLWLTDGVEMGNVEGPIAALREDGVSVLAVSIGHSNYQVFSRVVTPPIEQHLYFVDPNSMDIIAKDLKEAIIELICTKCLNVRDVTSHSAVLHWRPLLIGGLGWYELKYGEAEQSIDTHQKLTLSPDVTRTDLTHLQPDTHYNVMLTAHTLHTTHSIMHSTSFTTLPDVSGPTTVMVSESGSDRLRVSWSPVRSRQVERYQVEFGPIPRGDVRSVTSSQTSVLLTQLQPDTHYLITISALYSSGQQGAISIKACTQEVLSAVHNIRLTPMGFNSVKVDWETQEQGAGLQGYWVKWETAEHSPSSSSSSSSRYLPAHSQSTVLTQLNPTTRVCVSPVYRTARGDGQCCTTHSCFVKREKFASVTSFRCAMEEEKTVALFPVS; this is encoded by the exons ATGAGACGGATCGGGGTCGCGTGCGCACTGCTGCTGCTTAGTGCGCGTGTGTCGCGGAGCTGCGCGCAAGACGCTGTACCTGGTTCAG GGTTTGACTGCTGTGAAAGCGACGTCCTGCTCCTGCTCGACTCATCTGGAAGCGTCTCTTTTTATGAGTTCTCCCGCATGCTCCACTTCCTGTCTGACTTGCTCCACCCCTTCAAGGTTGGGCGTGGTCACGTCAGGGTGGCGCTGGTGCAGGTGGACACTGAGCCGCGGGTTGAGTTTAACTTCGATGCCCACAGCAGCCAGGAGACTCTACAGGAGGTGCTCCTGAGCACACCACAGCTTCGCGGGGACACCGAGACAGAAACGGCGCTGCTATTGGCCCAGAGGTTACTGCAGCAAACGGCAGGACAGGAAGCTCCGCCCAGAGTGCTCCTGTGGCTGACAGATGGGGTGGAGATGGGGAACGTGGAGGGCCCGATCGCAGCGCTGCGTGAGGATGGCGTGTCTGTGCTAGCAGTTTCTATTGGACACTCAAATTACCAGGTGTTTAGCAGAGTTGTGACTCCGCCCATTGAGCAACACCTGTACTTTGTAGACCCCAATTCTATGGACATCATCGCCAAAGACCTGAAAGAAGCCATTATAG AGCTGATCTGCACCAAGTGTCTGAACGTGCGTGACGTGACTTCCCATAGTGCCGTGCTGCACTGGCGGCCCCTTCTGATTGGGGGGCTCGGGTGGTACGAGCTGAAGTACGGAGAGGCGGAGCAGAGCATCGACACACACCAAAAACTTACATTGTCACCTGATGTCACCAGGACTGATCTCACACACCTGCAGCCTgacacacactataatgtgatgctcactgcacacacactacacacaacacacagcataaTGCACAGCACCAGCTTCACCACCCTGCCAG ATGTATCGGGTCCTACCACGGTGATGGTCTCAGAATCTGGTTCGGACCGGCTGCGTGTGAGCTGGTCCCCGGTTCGGTCGAGACAGGTCGAGAGGTACCAGGTGGAGTTCGGGCCTATTCCACGTGGGGACGTACGCTCTGTAACCTCATCACAGACCAGCGTCCTGCTCACACAGCTCCAACCCGACACACACTACCTCATCACCATTAGCGCCCTGTACTCCTCTGGCCAGCAGGGGGCCATTTCCATTAAAGCCTGCACTCAGGagg ttctctcagcagTACACAACATCCGACTGACACCCATGGGCTTCAACTCCGTGAAAGTGGACTGGGAGACCCAGGAgcaaggggcggggcttcaggGTTACTGGGTGAAGTGGGAGACAGCTGAACACtctccatcttcatcttcttcatcctcatcacGTTACCTGCCTGCTCATTCACAGTCCACTGTACTGACTCAGCTGAACCCAACgacccgagtgtgtgtgtctccggtGTACAGGACAGCACGTGGAGATGGGCAGTGCTGCActacacacag CTGCTTTGTGAAAAGAGAGAAGTTTGCCAGCGTGACCAGCTTTCGGTGTGCCatggaggaggaaaaaacagtCGCGTTGTTTCCTGTTAGCTAA
- the LOC132838327 gene encoding von Willebrand factor A domain-containing protein 1-like isoform X2, producing the protein MRRIGVACALLLLSARVSRSCAQDAVPGSGFDCCESDVLLLLDSSGSVSFYEFSRMLHFLSDLLHPFKVGRGHVRVALVQVDTEPRVEFNFDAHSSQETLQEVLLSTPQLRGDTETETALLLAQRLLQQTAGQEAPPRVLLWLTDGVEMGNVEGPIAALREDGVSVLAVSIGHSNYQVFSRVVTPPIEQHLYFVDPNSMDIIAKDLKEAIIELICTKCLNVRDVTSHSAVLHWRPLLIGGLGWYELKYGEAEQSIDTHQKLTLSPDVTRTDLTHLQPDTHYNVMLTAHTLHTTHSIMHSTSFTTLPDVSGPTTVMVSESGSDRLRVSWSPVRSRQVERYQVEFGPIPRGDVRSVTSSQTSVLLTQLQPDTHYLITISALYSSGQQGAISIKACTQEVLSAVHNIRLTPMGFNSVKVDWETQEQGAGLQGYWVKWETAEHSPSSSSSSSSRYLPAHSQSTVLTQLNPTTRVCVSPVYRTARGDGQCCTTHTAAL; encoded by the exons ATGAGACGGATCGGGGTCGCGTGCGCACTGCTGCTGCTTAGTGCGCGTGTGTCGCGGAGCTGCGCGCAAGACGCTGTACCTGGTTCAG GGTTTGACTGCTGTGAAAGCGACGTCCTGCTCCTGCTCGACTCATCTGGAAGCGTCTCTTTTTATGAGTTCTCCCGCATGCTCCACTTCCTGTCTGACTTGCTCCACCCCTTCAAGGTTGGGCGTGGTCACGTCAGGGTGGCGCTGGTGCAGGTGGACACTGAGCCGCGGGTTGAGTTTAACTTCGATGCCCACAGCAGCCAGGAGACTCTACAGGAGGTGCTCCTGAGCACACCACAGCTTCGCGGGGACACCGAGACAGAAACGGCGCTGCTATTGGCCCAGAGGTTACTGCAGCAAACGGCAGGACAGGAAGCTCCGCCCAGAGTGCTCCTGTGGCTGACAGATGGGGTGGAGATGGGGAACGTGGAGGGCCCGATCGCAGCGCTGCGTGAGGATGGCGTGTCTGTGCTAGCAGTTTCTATTGGACACTCAAATTACCAGGTGTTTAGCAGAGTTGTGACTCCGCCCATTGAGCAACACCTGTACTTTGTAGACCCCAATTCTATGGACATCATCGCCAAAGACCTGAAAGAAGCCATTATAG AGCTGATCTGCACCAAGTGTCTGAACGTGCGTGACGTGACTTCCCATAGTGCCGTGCTGCACTGGCGGCCCCTTCTGATTGGGGGGCTCGGGTGGTACGAGCTGAAGTACGGAGAGGCGGAGCAGAGCATCGACACACACCAAAAACTTACATTGTCACCTGATGTCACCAGGACTGATCTCACACACCTGCAGCCTgacacacactataatgtgatgctcactgcacacacactacacacaacacacagcataaTGCACAGCACCAGCTTCACCACCCTGCCAG ATGTATCGGGTCCTACCACGGTGATGGTCTCAGAATCTGGTTCGGACCGGCTGCGTGTGAGCTGGTCCCCGGTTCGGTCGAGACAGGTCGAGAGGTACCAGGTGGAGTTCGGGCCTATTCCACGTGGGGACGTACGCTCTGTAACCTCATCACAGACCAGCGTCCTGCTCACACAGCTCCAACCCGACACACACTACCTCATCACCATTAGCGCCCTGTACTCCTCTGGCCAGCAGGGGGCCATTTCCATTAAAGCCTGCACTCAGGagg ttctctcagcagTACACAACATCCGACTGACACCCATGGGCTTCAACTCCGTGAAAGTGGACTGGGAGACCCAGGAgcaaggggcggggcttcaggGTTACTGGGTGAAGTGGGAGACAGCTGAACACtctccatcttcatcttcttcatcctcatcacGTTACCTGCCTGCTCATTCACAGTCCACTGTACTGACTCAGCTGAACCCAACgacccgagtgtgtgtgtctccggtGTACAGGACAGCACGTGGAGATGGGCAGTGCTGCActacacaca CAGCTGCTTTGTGA
- the LOC132838466 gene encoding keratin-associated protein 5-1-like, whose amino-acid sequence YVCVCVCMYVCVCVCVCVCVCMCVCVCVCVCVCMCVYVCVCMCVCVYVCVCVCVCVHVCVCVCVCICVCVCVCVCVYGCVCVCVCVCVCVCVCMCVCMCVCVCVCVCVCVYVCVCICVCICVCVCVCVCVCMCVCMCVCVCVCMCVCVCVCMCVCVSVCVYVCVYVCVCVYVCVCVSRHPALFITLWNQKIPDHNQAHLRQDESRQSSNSTAWFHQTA is encoded by the exons tatgtgtgtgtgtgtgtgtgtatgtatgtgtgtgtatgtgtgtgtgtgtgtgtgtgtgtgtgtatgtgtgtatgtgtgtgtgtatgtgtatgtgtgtgtatgtgtgtgtatgtgtgtgtgtgtatgtgtgtgtgtgtgtatgtgtgtgtgtgtgtgtgtgtgtgtgtgcatgtgtgtgtgtgtgtatgtgtgtgtatatgtgtttgtgtgtgtgtgtgtgtgtgtgtgtatgggtgtgtatgtgtgtgtgtatgtgtgtgtgtgtgtgtgtgtgtgtgtatgtgtgtgtgtatgtgtgtgtgtgtatgtgtgtgtgtgtgtgtgtgtgtgtatgtgtgtgtgtgtatctgtgtgtgtatatgtgtgtgtgtatgtgtgtgtgtgtgtgtatgtatgtgtgtgtgtatgtgtgtgtgtgtgtgtgtatgtatgtgtgtgtgtgtgtgtgtgtgtatgtgtgtgtgtgtatctgtgtgtgtatatgtgtgtgtgtatgtgtgtgtgtgtgtgtatgtatgtgtgtgtgta AGTCGTCACCCTGCTCTGTTCATCACACTGTGGAACCAGAAGATTCCTGATCACAATCAGGCTCATTTAAGGCAGGACGAGTCGAGACAATCCTCAAACTCGACCGCATGGTTCCACCAAACCGCCTGA
- the LOC132838467 gene encoding uncharacterized protein LOC132838467 — protein MWYTPHTLHTLSIVLWSPCDWTQLRKMCGVDVDLDDEGVQDECEVEEVTHDAVHLLAPPPAECNGAVWGSRRGYGVCVLCGLLLVLWNAGVGVACVTLLFVVFMLVLTPPTLLLYTGFLCHTRNNLQDPNSLALKQLIPQRQPFWMSLRNYMLLDQPNCHLSLSSLTFQQRLIRSTTRLSYSPSGVLGFADQLGNGSLPTWKDAHIRSWLPPPLSAVTLTTTVAPPLSS, from the exons ATGTGGTACACTCCACATAccctacacacactcagcatTGTACTCTGGTCTCCATGCGACTGGACTCAACTACG taaGATGTGTGGTGTGGATGTGGATCTAGACGATGAAGGTGTGCAGGATGAGTGTGAGGTGGAGGAAGTTACCCACGATGCAGTGCATTTGTTGGCCCCGCCTCCAGCAGAGTGTAACGGGGCGGTGTGGGGGTCACGGCGGggttacggtgtgtgtgtgctgtgtggcCTGCTGCTGGTGCTGTGGAATGCaggagtgggcgtggcctgtgtgacACTGCTGTTTGTAGTGTTCATGCTGGTGTTAACACCGCCAACACTTCTACTGTACACTGGCTTCCTGTGCCACACTCgg aacaacctccaagatcccaacagtctggctttaaagcagctcattccacagagacagcccttttggatgtctctgagaaactacatgctgctagatcagccaaactgtcatctgtccttatcctccttgacctttcagcagcgtttgatacggtcaaccacaagactctcttattcaccctcaggagtcttgggatttgcggatcagcttgggaacggttcacttcctacctggaaggacgctcatatcag GTCCTGGCTTCCCCCTCCCCTCTCTGCAGTTACCTTGACGACAACAGTTGCTCCGCCCTTATCATCTTAG